From the Streptomyces sp. KMM 9044 genome, one window contains:
- a CDS encoding bifunctional methylenetetrahydrofolate dehydrogenase/methenyltetrahydrofolate cyclohydrolase yields MTAQILDGKATAAAIKSDLTVRVAALKGKGITPGLGTILVGNDPGSQKYVAGKHRDCAQVGIASIQRELPETATQQEIEAVVHDLNEDPACTGYIVQLPLPRGIDENRILELMDPDKDADGLHPMNLGRLVLNEPAPLPCTPNGVLTLLRRYGVEIRGAEVVVVGRGVTIGRPMPLLLTRRSENATVTQCHTGTRDLSAHLKRADIIVAAAGSAHLVRPEDVKPGAAVLDVGVSRSAEGRIVGDVHPDVAEAAGWISPNPGGVGPMTRAQLLVNVVEAAERSAG; encoded by the coding sequence ATGACCGCCCAGATTCTCGATGGCAAGGCCACCGCAGCAGCGATCAAGTCCGATCTGACCGTCCGCGTGGCGGCGCTGAAGGGGAAGGGCATCACACCCGGCCTCGGCACGATCCTCGTCGGGAACGACCCCGGCAGCCAGAAGTACGTCGCAGGCAAGCACCGGGACTGCGCCCAGGTCGGTATCGCCTCCATCCAGCGGGAGTTGCCCGAAACGGCCACGCAGCAGGAGATCGAGGCGGTCGTCCACGACCTGAACGAGGACCCGGCCTGCACCGGGTACATCGTCCAACTGCCGCTGCCCAGGGGCATCGACGAGAACCGCATCCTCGAACTCATGGACCCGGACAAGGACGCCGACGGCCTCCACCCGATGAACCTCGGCCGCCTGGTCCTGAACGAGCCGGCCCCGCTGCCCTGCACCCCCAACGGTGTCCTCACCCTGCTGCGCCGCTACGGCGTGGAGATCAGGGGTGCCGAGGTCGTCGTCGTCGGCCGTGGCGTGACCATCGGCCGCCCGATGCCGCTGCTGCTGACCCGGCGCAGCGAGAACGCCACCGTGACCCAGTGCCACACCGGCACCCGCGACCTGTCGGCGCATCTCAAGCGCGCGGACATCATCGTCGCCGCCGCCGGCTCCGCCCACCTCGTCCGCCCGGAGGACGTCAAGCCCGGCGCGGCCGTCCTCGACGTCGGCGTCTCCCGTAGCGCCGAGGGCAGGATCGTGGGCGACGTGCACCCGGACGTGGCCGAGGCGGCCGGCTGGATCTCCCCGAACCCCGGCGGTGTCGGCCCGATGACCCGGGCCCAGCTGCTGGTCAACGTGGTCGAGGCGGCGGAGCGCAGTGCCGGCTGA
- the purN gene encoding phosphoribosylglycinamide formyltransferase: MAAKPVAERVRRLVVLVSGSGTNLQALLDEIAATGAEAYGAGIVAVGADRAGIEGLARAERAGLPTFVCRVGDHATRQEWDAALAEAVAAHEPDLVVSAGFMKIVGREFLARFGGRFVNTHPALLPSFPGAHGVRDALAYGVRVTGCTVHFVDDGVDTGPIIAQGVVEVRDEDDESALHERIKEVERRLLVEVVGRLARNGYRIEGRKVVIQ, translated from the coding sequence GTGGCCGCCAAGCCCGTGGCCGAGCGCGTCAGGCGTCTCGTCGTGCTGGTCTCCGGATCCGGCACCAACCTTCAGGCGCTTCTCGACGAGATCGCCGCCACCGGCGCCGAGGCGTACGGAGCCGGGATCGTGGCCGTCGGCGCCGACCGCGCGGGCATCGAGGGGCTTGCCCGCGCCGAGCGCGCCGGGCTGCCGACCTTCGTGTGCCGGGTCGGGGACCACGCCACCCGGCAGGAGTGGGACGCGGCACTCGCCGAGGCCGTCGCCGCCCACGAGCCCGACCTCGTGGTCTCCGCCGGGTTCATGAAGATCGTGGGCAGGGAGTTCCTCGCGCGCTTCGGCGGGCGGTTCGTCAACACCCATCCTGCCCTGCTGCCCAGTTTCCCCGGAGCCCACGGCGTGCGGGACGCACTCGCGTACGGCGTCAGGGTCACCGGCTGCACCGTCCACTTCGTCGACGACGGCGTCGACACCGGGCCGATCATCGCGCAGGGCGTGGTGGAGGTCCGGGACGAGGACGACGAGAGCGCGCTGCACGAGCGCATCAAGGAAGTCGAGCGAAGGCTGCTCGTCGAGGTCGTGGGGCGGCTCGCCCGCAACGGCTATCGCATTGAGGGACGAAAGGTAGTTATCCAGTGA
- a CDS encoding MFS transporter: MPDRSLRLLTFPQPSAQGGGRGAVLLREHPSSPPEPPRGEGSGGDRRRGSEENNPFAPPPEGTPDQPWQPRRPPGDEGGDSGGEGDGGRPLWGGRWSDRQPGRSSGGFGERPRGPEGQGGGGAGAPRSPGPRWDPTDPAQRRARYSLLSGMWAFFFALFGWPYVGLLLGALAVHWAVSALRAKPRAASDPDSPAPPAQKGRPQTTAAVSGLVTASLALILVAVSFTAQMVYQDYYTCTNDALTQQSKESCNDLLPDELQKLLGTAE; the protein is encoded by the coding sequence ATGCCGGACCGCAGCCTGCGACTCCTCACGTTCCCCCAGCCGTCGGCGCAGGGAGGGGGGCGTGGCGCCGTGCTGCTGCGGGAGCACCCCTCCTCGCCGCCCGAGCCGCCCCGGGGCGAAGGCAGCGGCGGCGACAGGCGCCGTGGATCCGAGGAGAACAACCCGTTCGCGCCGCCGCCGGAGGGGACTCCCGACCAGCCCTGGCAGCCCCGGCGTCCGCCCGGCGACGAGGGCGGTGACAGCGGCGGCGAGGGGGACGGCGGCCGTCCCCTCTGGGGTGGGCGGTGGAGCGACCGGCAGCCCGGCCGTTCCTCCGGCGGCTTCGGTGAGCGCCCGCGCGGCCCGGAGGGGCAGGGCGGTGGCGGGGCCGGCGCCCCCCGGAGCCCCGGCCCACGCTGGGATCCCACCGATCCGGCCCAGCGCCGGGCTCGCTACTCCCTGCTGTCCGGGATGTGGGCCTTCTTCTTCGCCCTGTTCGGCTGGCCGTACGTCGGGCTGCTGCTGGGTGCGCTCGCCGTGCACTGGGCCGTCAGCGCCCTGCGGGCCAAGCCCCGCGCGGCGTCCGACCCCGACTCCCCGGCGCCGCCCGCGCAGAAGGGCCGTCCGCAGACCACGGCGGCGGTGAGCGGGCTGGTCACGGCCTCCCTGGCGCTCATCCTGGTCGCCGTCAGTTTCACGGCACAGATGGTCTACCAGGATTACTACACGTGCACGAATGACGCCCTCACCCAGCAGTCCAAGGAGTCCTGCAACGACCTCCTGCCGGATGAGCTCCAGAAGCTGCTCGGGACGGCCGAGTGA
- a CDS encoding DUF3017 domain-containing protein produces MPADRSAREADARARETGTDFGETHEPEPDRGCKQKREQGREKGQEREPVEGAAVEEASGGVADEDITVIDPVSAPDASGRPRRATRRFPLFTRDTARPEGGGRAAPGDAPAPARQWPILAVLLMAGLGLLLTALDLFRIGTLLIGAALLVGGALRWALPGVGMLAVRSRFTDIATYGVLGLSIVLLALMAQPGPWLEIPFLKDTLHFTVSNS; encoded by the coding sequence GTGCCGGCTGACCGCAGTGCCCGAGAGGCAGATGCCAGGGCCCGCGAGACCGGGACCGACTTCGGCGAGACGCACGAGCCGGAGCCGGACCGGGGGTGCAAGCAGAAGCGGGAGCAGGGCCGGGAGAAGGGGCAGGAACGGGAGCCGGTCGAGGGGGCCGCCGTCGAGGAGGCCTCCGGGGGCGTCGCCGACGAGGACATCACGGTCATCGACCCCGTCAGCGCGCCCGACGCCTCCGGGCGGCCACGGCGCGCCACCCGTCGCTTCCCCCTCTTCACCAGGGACACCGCCCGCCCGGAGGGCGGCGGCCGGGCCGCACCCGGCGACGCTCCCGCGCCCGCCCGGCAGTGGCCGATCCTTGCCGTCCTGCTCATGGCCGGTCTCGGCCTGCTGCTGACGGCGCTCGACCTGTTCCGGATCGGCACGCTGCTGATCGGGGCGGCGCTGCTGGTCGGCGGGGCGCTGCGCTGGGCGCTGCCGGGTGTCGGCATGCTCGCCGTACGCTCCCGCTTCACGGACATCGCCACGTACGGGGTGCTGGGTCTGTCGATCGTGCTGCTGGCGCTGATGGCGCAGCCCGGGCCCTGGCTGGAGATCCCGTTCCTGAAGGACACCCTGCACTTCACCGTCAGCAACAGCTGA
- the purH gene encoding bifunctional phosphoribosylaminoimidazolecarboxamide formyltransferase/IMP cyclohydrolase: MTAESNKRAIRRALVSVYDKTGLEDLARGLHEAGVELVSTGSTAGRISAAGVPVTKVEELTGFPECLDGRVKTLHPKVHAGILADLRLDSHRQQLGGLGVEPFDLVVVNLYPFRETVASGATPDACVEQIDIGGPSMVRAAAKNHPSVAVVTSPARYADVLSAVKGGGFDLTTRKRLAAEAFRHTAAYDVAVASWFAAEYAPVDESRFPDFLGATYDRAHTLRYGENPHQPAALYTSGTGGLAEAEQLHGKEMSYNNYTDTDAARRAAYDHSEPCVAIIKHANPCGIATGADVAEAHRKAHACDPLSAFGGVIAVNRPVSREMAEQVAEVFTEVVVAPDYEEGALEALTKKKNIRVLRAPEAPAAPVEVKPIDGGALLQVTDRLQAEGDDPANWTLASGEALSAAELAELAFAWRACRAVKSNAILLAKDGASVGVGMGQVNRVDSAKLAVERAGAERAAGSFAASDAFFPFPDGLEILTGAGVRAVVQPGGSVRDEQVVGAANKAGVTMYFTGTRHFFH, encoded by the coding sequence GTGACCGCCGAGAGCAACAAGCGGGCCATCCGACGGGCGCTCGTCAGCGTCTACGACAAGACAGGCCTCGAGGATCTCGCGCGCGGCCTGCACGAGGCCGGCGTGGAGCTCGTCTCCACTGGGTCCACGGCCGGCCGCATCTCCGCCGCCGGCGTGCCGGTCACCAAGGTCGAGGAGCTCACCGGCTTCCCCGAGTGCCTGGACGGCCGCGTCAAGACCCTGCACCCGAAGGTCCACGCCGGCATCCTCGCCGACCTGCGCCTCGACAGCCACCGGCAGCAGCTCGGTGGGCTGGGCGTGGAGCCGTTCGACCTGGTCGTGGTCAACCTCTACCCGTTCCGCGAGACCGTCGCCTCGGGCGCGACGCCCGACGCGTGCGTGGAGCAGATCGACATCGGCGGTCCGTCGATGGTGCGTGCCGCGGCGAAGAACCACCCCTCGGTCGCCGTGGTGACCAGTCCCGCCCGCTACGCCGACGTCCTGTCTGCGGTGAAGGGCGGCGGCTTCGACCTCACCACCCGCAAGCGGCTCGCCGCCGAGGCCTTCCGGCACACCGCCGCGTACGACGTGGCGGTCGCCTCCTGGTTCGCCGCCGAGTACGCCCCGGTCGACGAGTCGCGGTTCCCGGACTTCCTCGGCGCCACGTACGACCGCGCACACACCCTGCGCTACGGCGAGAACCCGCACCAGCCCGCCGCCCTCTACACCTCCGGCACGGGTGGCCTCGCGGAGGCCGAGCAACTGCACGGCAAGGAGATGTCGTACAACAACTACACGGACACGGACGCCGCCCGCCGTGCCGCGTACGACCACAGCGAGCCGTGCGTCGCGATCATCAAGCACGCCAACCCGTGCGGCATCGCGACCGGTGCGGACGTCGCCGAGGCGCACCGCAAGGCGCACGCCTGCGACCCGCTGTCCGCGTTCGGCGGTGTGATCGCGGTCAACCGCCCGGTGTCCAGGGAGATGGCCGAGCAGGTCGCCGAGGTCTTCACCGAGGTCGTCGTCGCGCCGGACTACGAGGAGGGCGCTCTCGAGGCCCTCACCAAGAAGAAGAACATCCGCGTGCTGCGCGCTCCCGAGGCCCCCGCAGCCCCGGTCGAGGTCAAGCCGATCGACGGCGGAGCCCTCCTCCAGGTCACCGACCGCCTCCAGGCCGAGGGCGACGACCCCGCGAACTGGACCCTCGCGAGCGGCGAGGCGCTGTCCGCGGCGGAGCTTGCCGAGCTGGCCTTCGCCTGGCGGGCGTGCCGGGCCGTGAAGTCCAACGCCATCCTGCTCGCCAAGGACGGTGCCTCGGTCGGCGTCGGCATGGGCCAGGTCAACCGGGTCGACTCCGCGAAGCTCGCGGTGGAGCGTGCGGGAGCCGAGCGTGCGGCCGGTTCCTTCGCCGCGTCCGACGCCTTCTTCCCTTTCCCCGACGGCCTGGAGATCCTCACCGGGGCCGGGGTCAGGGCCGTGGTCCAGCCGGGTGGCTCGGTCCGCGACGAGCAGGTCGTCGGAGCCGCGAACAAGGCCGGCGTGACGATGTACTTCACGGGGACGCGCCACTTCTTCCACTGA